Proteins encoded together in one Polaribacter reichenbachii window:
- a CDS encoding acyl-CoA dehydrogenase family protein yields the protein METTNKDILRGGQFLVKETKSEDVFTPEDFSEEQIMMKEAVKEFTDREIVANRDRFEAKDYALTEEVMKKAGELGFLGVAVPEEYGGMGMGFVSTMITCEYISSGNGSLSTAFGAHTGIGTMPITLYGTEEQKQKYVPKLATGEWMGAYCLTEPGAGSDANSGKTTAELSEDGKSYKINGQKMWISNAGFCNVMIVFARIEDDKNITGFIVEYDAANANGITLGEEEHKLGIRASSTRQVFFNDTIVPAENMLSVRGGGFKIAVNALNVGRIKLAAACIDSQRRVLTTALQYATERKQFKTPIAEFGAIKAKLAEMATNCYAGESASYRAAKNIEDRIAMRMSSGNTHQEAELKGVEEYAIECSILKVTVSEDVQACADEGIQIFGGMGFSEETPMEAAWRDARIARIYEGTNEINRMLSVGMLIKKAMKGHVDLLGPATAVGDELMGIPSFDTPDYSELFAEEKEMIAKLKKVFLMVAGSAIQKFGPDLEQHQQLLMAAANILNEVYMAESTLLRAEKNAKRFGEEAQEGQIAMAKLYLYNAVEIITKNGREGIVSFAEGDEQRMLLMGLKRFTKYANYPNVVGLRNTIADKLKSENKYCF from the coding sequence ATGGAAACTACAAACAAAGACATATTAAGAGGAGGACAATTCTTAGTTAAAGAAACAAAATCTGAAGACGTATTTACTCCAGAAGATTTTTCTGAAGAGCAAATTATGATGAAAGAAGCTGTAAAAGAATTTACAGATAGAGAAATCGTAGCAAATAGAGATCGTTTTGAAGCCAAAGATTATGCGTTAACAGAAGAAGTAATGAAAAAAGCTGGTGAACTTGGCTTTTTAGGTGTTGCTGTACCAGAAGAATATGGAGGTATGGGTATGGGTTTTGTATCTACAATGATTACTTGCGAATATATATCTAGTGGAAATGGTTCTTTAAGTACCGCTTTTGGTGCACATACAGGAATTGGAACAATGCCAATTACTTTATATGGAACAGAAGAGCAAAAACAAAAATATGTACCAAAATTAGCTACTGGTGAATGGATGGGCGCTTACTGCTTAACAGAACCTGGTGCTGGCTCTGATGCAAATTCTGGTAAAACTACTGCTGAATTATCAGAAGACGGTAAATCATACAAAATTAACGGTCAAAAAATGTGGATTTCTAACGCAGGTTTTTGTAATGTAATGATCGTTTTTGCTCGTATAGAAGATGATAAAAATATTACTGGATTTATTGTAGAATATGATGCTGCAAATGCAAACGGAATTACTCTAGGAGAAGAAGAGCATAAATTAGGTATTCGTGCTTCATCAACCAGACAAGTATTTTTTAATGATACGATTGTACCTGCAGAAAATATGCTTTCTGTAAGAGGTGGTGGATTTAAAATTGCAGTAAATGCATTAAATGTTGGGCGTATTAAATTAGCTGCAGCTTGTATCGATTCTCAAAGAAGAGTGCTAACTACTGCTTTACAATATGCAACAGAACGTAAACAATTTAAAACACCTATTGCAGAATTTGGTGCTATAAAAGCAAAATTAGCAGAAATGGCTACAAATTGTTATGCTGGTGAATCTGCAAGTTATAGAGCTGCAAAAAATATTGAAGACAGAATTGCAATGAGGATGTCTTCTGGTAACACACATCAAGAAGCGGAATTAAAAGGTGTTGAAGAATATGCAATTGAATGTTCTATCTTAAAAGTTACCGTTTCTGAAGATGTACAAGCTTGTGCAGATGAAGGTATCCAAATTTTTGGAGGTATGGGCTTTTCTGAAGAAACACCAATGGAGGCTGCTTGGAGAGATGCAAGAATTGCACGTATTTACGAAGGTACAAACGAAATTAACAGAATGCTTTCTGTAGGTATGTTAATTAAAAAAGCAATGAAAGGTCATGTAGATTTATTAGGCCCTGCAACTGCTGTTGGAGATGAGCTAATGGGAATTCCTTCTTTTGATACGCCAGATTATTCTGAATTATTTGCAGAAGAAAAAGAAATGATTGCTAAACTAAAAAAAGTCTTTTTAATGGTTGCAGGTTCAGCAATTCAGAAATTTGGCCCAGATTTAGAGCAACATCAACAATTATTAATGGCGGCTGCTAATATTTTGAATGAAGTATATATGGCAGAATCTACCCTATTACGTGCAGAGAAAAATGCAAAACGTTTTGGAGAAGAAGCACAAGAAGGACAAATTGCAATGGCTAAATTATACTTATACAACGCCGTTGAAATTATAACTAAAAATGGTAGAGAAGGTATTGTATCTTTTGCAGAAGGTGATGAACAGCGTATGCTTTTAATGGGCTTAAAACGCTTTACTAAATATGCAAACTACCCTAATGTTGTTGGTTTAAGAAATACAATTGCAGATAAATTAAAATCTGAAAACAAATATTGTTTTTAA
- a CDS encoding M20/M25/M40 family metallo-hydrolase — translation MKTKLFSFVLFLVLLGSCKEPKVIEINTEKLLESVKILSSDDMQGRSFSAPGNLKARQYIVDQFTEIGLQKIVNNDYVQEFTHTFKGKSRHEVFPMVKPKPLDDYSNVPDTTATGGNVIGMLKGQTNKTFVITAHFDHLGVRNGKIYNGADDNASGTAALFTIAKYFKDKPTKHNLIFAAVDAEEIGSLGADYFLKSYRDKANIDLNINMDMIAHSDYDPELFGSGLYHYPDLRDPLEDIYSEKITLLFGHDDPENKEQSDWTYSSDHRVFHRAKIPFIYFGVPDHKDYHRSTDTFGTINQDFYIEAVKIIIQAIENLDESLSE, via the coding sequence ATGAAAACAAAATTATTTTCATTTGTATTATTTTTGGTGCTTTTGGGGAGCTGTAAAGAACCAAAGGTAATTGAAATCAATACCGAAAAATTATTAGAATCTGTTAAAATCCTTTCTTCTGATGATATGCAAGGAAGATCTTTTTCTGCACCCGGTAATTTAAAAGCAAGACAATATATCGTAGATCAGTTCACTGAAATTGGCTTACAGAAAATAGTAAACAACGATTACGTACAAGAATTTACACATACATTTAAAGGTAAAAGTAGACACGAGGTTTTTCCTATGGTTAAACCAAAACCTCTAGACGATTACTCTAATGTACCAGATACTACAGCTACAGGTGGTAATGTTATTGGTATGCTTAAAGGTCAAACCAATAAAACTTTTGTAATTACTGCTCATTTTGATCATTTAGGTGTAAGAAATGGTAAAATTTATAATGGCGCAGATGATAATGCTTCTGGTACCGCTGCTTTATTTACGATTGCAAAATACTTTAAAGATAAACCAACAAAGCATAATTTAATCTTTGCAGCAGTAGATGCAGAAGAAATTGGTTCTTTAGGAGCAGATTATTTTCTAAAAAGCTATAGAGACAAAGCAAATATCGATTTAAATATTAATATGGATATGATTGCTCATAGCGATTATGATCCTGAATTATTTGGATCTGGCTTATACCACTATCCAGATTTACGTGATCCTTTAGAAGATATTTATTCAGAAAAAATAACTTTATTGTTTGGTCATGATGATCCAGAAAATAAAGAACAAAGTGATTGGACTTATTCTTCAGATCATAGAGTATTTCACCGAGCAAAAATACCTTTCATCTATTTTGGGGTTCCAGATCATAAAGATTATCACAGAAGCACAGATACTTTTGGTACAATAAACCAAGATTTTTATATAGAAGCAGTTAAGATTATAATACAAGCCATTGAAAATCTTGATGAAAGTTTAAGTGAATAA
- a CDS encoding septum formation inhibitor Maf → MKLFKLIVILILLVSTSCKSVQESSIMKQILKIFLISLLSLFFFYCSTPEVKKEKPKSNTIKVEKYPDFNTYWYSGKAEITSYKLSQVRYGEIYEGTAVNIFVTEEFLPEKQVKANHQNEKNIPILKLNSTKKFTTGIYPYSLMTSTFSPIDINKKTLKISFSSQEWCGNTFAQLNNKTDYQIHFYSYFETNSDRKITLKKDILENELWNQLRISPENIPVGELQIIPSFEYLSLHHKKFQSYKAEASLVKNGDFLVYTINYPSLKRKLSIQLKKDFPFTIESWNEEISSRGKSLITKAKKIKTIQSAYWSKNGVSDLEERKALGL, encoded by the coding sequence ATGAAATTATTTAAATTAATAGTAATCCTCATTTTATTAGTTTCTACTTCTTGCAAATCAGTTCAAGAATCATCAATTATGAAACAAATTCTAAAGATATTTTTAATTTCTCTTTTAAGTCTGTTCTTTTTTTATTGTTCGACACCTGAGGTAAAAAAAGAGAAACCAAAATCGAATACAATTAAAGTAGAAAAGTATCCTGATTTTAATACTTATTGGTATTCAGGAAAAGCAGAAATAACTTCGTATAAATTATCTCAAGTTCGTTATGGAGAAATTTATGAAGGTACTGCTGTAAACATCTTTGTTACAGAAGAGTTTTTACCTGAAAAACAAGTAAAAGCAAATCATCAAAATGAAAAAAATATTCCGATATTAAAACTAAATAGTACCAAAAAATTTACAACTGGTATTTACCCATATTCTTTAATGACAAGTACCTTCTCTCCTATTGATATCAACAAAAAAACTCTTAAAATTTCATTTTCTAGTCAAGAATGGTGTGGAAATACCTTTGCTCAATTAAATAATAAAACCGATTATCAAATTCATTTTTATTCTTATTTTGAAACCAATTCCGATCGAAAAATCACATTAAAAAAAGACATTTTAGAAAATGAACTTTGGAATCAATTGAGAATATCACCAGAAAATATACCTGTTGGTGAATTGCAAATTATTCCTTCTTTTGAGTATTTAAGTTTACATCATAAAAAATTTCAATCTTACAAAGCTGAGGCGAGTTTAGTGAAAAACGGAGATTTTTTAGTGTATACAATCAATTATCCATCATTAAAAAGAAAACTTTCTATACAATTAAAAAAAGATTTTCCTTTTACAATTGAATCTTGGAACGAAGAAATTAGCAGTCGTGGTAAAAGTTTAATAACTAAAGCTAAAAAAATTAAAACAATTCAATCTGCGTATTGGAGTAAAAATGGAGTTTCAGACTTAGAAGAACGAAAAGCATTAGGTTTATAA
- a CDS encoding KTSC domain-containing protein, producing MKRIKQYKKLFNVEGAIDLKELKKTYRGLVKEWHPDKFQDEDKKAEADIKSTEIIDGYHFLVSIAPETKEANLEAYKKTITEFQVADWHHKSMLLEVTFTDGNTYEYFGVNKILFGKFINARSMNNFGKRNIFNSFTYRKSMKASVSA from the coding sequence ATGAAACGTATAAAACAATATAAAAAACTCTTTAACGTAGAAGGAGCCATCGATCTTAAAGAATTAAAGAAAACTTATCGAGGTTTGGTTAAAGAATGGCATCCAGATAAATTTCAAGATGAAGATAAAAAAGCAGAAGCAGATATAAAAAGTACAGAGATTATAGATGGATATCACTTTTTAGTAAGTATTGCTCCTGAAACTAAAGAAGCAAACTTAGAGGCATATAAAAAAACAATAACAGAATTTCAGGTGGCAGATTGGCATCATAAAAGTATGTTATTAGAAGTAACTTTTACTGATGGAAATACTTATGAATATTTTGGTGTGAATAAAATTCTTTTCGGAAAATTTATAAATGCTAGATCTATGAACAATTTTGGTAAAAGAAATATTTTTAATTCTTTTACGTACAGAAAATCAATGAAAGCTTCAGTATCAGCTTAA
- a CDS encoding DUF4097 family beta strand repeat-containing protein → MKIKNIKLVTTCLVFFITIKLTAQETVTIPLSNSAKEGLLKMNIINGSITIKGSDTKEVIIKGIKREKSKSYHSGRKTTKNDVSGLKRISNNSLEFNAEEYDNVVRVQSTPNGTTDFEIEVPTNFSLKISTINKGDIYVENVNGTMDVSNINGKITLKDISGSVSADALNKDITVNFIKVTPNVAMAFSSLNGDIDITFPKTIKADIKVKSDRGEIYTDFDLKAKPSQAKITKGDKSKGNAYNVKVEKWIIGAINGGGAEILFKNFNGDVIIRAK, encoded by the coding sequence ATGAAAATTAAAAATATAAAATTAGTAACAACTTGTCTAGTGTTTTTTATAACCATAAAACTAACTGCACAAGAAACAGTAACTATACCTCTAAGTAATTCTGCAAAAGAAGGATTGCTAAAAATGAATATTATAAATGGTTCAATTACCATAAAAGGTTCAGATACTAAAGAAGTAATTATAAAAGGGATAAAAAGAGAAAAATCTAAAAGTTATCATAGTGGAAGAAAAACAACTAAAAATGATGTAAGTGGCTTAAAGAGAATTTCTAATAATTCTTTAGAATTTAATGCAGAAGAATACGACAATGTAGTTCGTGTGCAAAGTACACCTAATGGAACAACAGATTTTGAAATTGAAGTGCCAACCAATTTTTCTTTAAAGATTTCTACTATAAATAAAGGCGATATTTATGTTGAAAACGTAAACGGAACTATGGATGTAAGCAATATTAACGGAAAAATTACACTTAAAGATATTAGTGGTTCTGTTAGTGCAGATGCATTAAATAAAGATATTACAGTTAATTTTATTAAAGTTACACCAAATGTTGCAATGGCTTTTAGCAGTTTAAATGGTGATATCGATATTACTTTTCCTAAAACAATTAAAGCTGATATTAAAGTTAAATCTGATAGAGGAGAAATTTATACAGATTTCGATTTAAAAGCAAAACCATCTCAAGCTAAAATAACAAAGGGAGACAAAAGCAAAGGAAATGCCTATAATGTAAAAGTAGAAAAATGGATTATTGGCGCTATAAATGGAGGAGGAGCAGAAATATTATTCAAAAATTTTAATGGCGATGTTATTATTAGAGCCAAATAA
- a CDS encoding DUF4097 family beta strand repeat-containing protein, with translation MKQIKSILIFTICYFVSTVNAQKNIKFKKLKDTEKITKEYHFNAKSTDNILVVDNIYGSIDIEGYNGNTIQVEVTKTVTADTKEDLELGKNEIGIKSAKKNTAVYVYLDSPYSKFDIESGNYQYNENNLGSRRSYQHRKKRMYNYQLDFKIRVPKNASIDLRAVNNGNISVENVHAKLLIVHNINGAIDMTNVSGKTDVNALNKDINISYANNPKEESFYNSLNGDINIKFKEDLNASISYKTMNGGFYTNFDVEKTLPIIKTTSERKNKGTKYKINSNKHFKIGSGDVHLHFNQLNGDAILKKI, from the coding sequence ATGAAACAAATAAAATCAATACTAATATTTACAATATGTTACTTTGTAAGTACTGTAAATGCTCAGAAAAACATAAAATTTAAAAAACTTAAAGACACAGAAAAAATTACTAAAGAATATCATTTTAATGCAAAATCTACAGATAATATTTTAGTGGTAGATAATATTTATGGTTCTATTGATATTGAGGGATATAACGGAAATACAATTCAAGTTGAAGTTACAAAAACTGTAACTGCAGATACTAAAGAAGATTTAGAATTGGGCAAAAATGAAATTGGCATAAAATCTGCAAAAAAGAATACTGCTGTTTATGTTTATTTAGATTCCCCTTATTCTAAATTCGATATAGAATCTGGTAATTATCAATATAATGAAAATAATCTTGGCTCAAGAAGAAGTTACCAACATCGAAAAAAACGAATGTATAATTATCAATTAGATTTTAAAATTAGAGTGCCCAAAAATGCAAGTATAGATTTAAGAGCAGTAAATAATGGAAATATTTCTGTAGAAAATGTACATGCAAAATTATTAATAGTTCATAATATAAATGGTGCTATAGATATGACAAATGTTTCTGGAAAAACAGATGTAAACGCCTTAAATAAAGATATAAATATCAGTTATGCGAATAATCCTAAAGAAGAAAGTTTTTATAATTCGTTAAATGGTGATATTAATATAAAATTTAAAGAAGATTTAAATGCAAGTATTAGTTATAAAACAATGAATGGTGGTTTTTATACCAATTTTGATGTTGAAAAAACATTACCCATTATAAAAACAACATCAGAAAGAAAAAATAAAGGAACTAAATATAAAATAAATTCTAACAAACATTTTAAAATAGGAAGTGGAGATGTGCATTTACACTTTAATCAATTAAATGGAGATGCAATTCTTAAAAAAATATAA
- a CDS encoding HEAT repeat domain-containing protein — protein sequence MDYKEFENRTVDYLSDNLSSEEIKEFEAFLVLNPEFQQEFEATKLFWNGDSEEVPEPTSKMDMNFYSLLKAEEEKADKVSILKKLQNFFSIKPVKQFAYTLAILTIGFFIGNGFNKEDNLSEEKIEVAQKETQDVRSQLVLTLLDQPSANKRLQAVSEVNKLNTVTKTIIKALFSTLNKDENVNVRLSALEALKKYTEIPLVREGLISSIANQTSPLVQMELADLMVVLQEKKAVKSFEKLIDKEDVNTSAKEKMKESIQNII from the coding sequence ATGGATTATAAAGAATTTGAAAATAGAACTGTAGATTATTTGTCAGACAATCTATCATCAGAAGAAATTAAAGAATTTGAAGCGTTCTTGGTGTTAAACCCAGAATTTCAACAAGAATTTGAAGCTACAAAATTATTTTGGAATGGAGATTCTGAAGAAGTACCAGAGCCAACTTCTAAAATGGATATGAATTTTTATAGTTTGTTAAAAGCTGAAGAAGAGAAGGCAGATAAAGTTTCAATTTTAAAAAAGCTTCAAAACTTTTTTTCCATTAAACCTGTTAAACAATTTGCATATACTTTGGCTATTTTAACGATTGGTTTCTTTATAGGAAATGGTTTTAATAAAGAAGATAATTTATCCGAAGAAAAAATAGAAGTCGCACAAAAAGAAACACAAGATGTTCGTTCTCAATTGGTGTTAACTTTATTAGATCAACCTTCTGCAAATAAACGTTTACAGGCTGTAAGTGAGGTAAATAAGTTAAATACTGTTACAAAAACAATTATTAAAGCTTTGTTTTCTACTTTAAATAAAGATGAAAATGTAAATGTGAGATTATCAGCATTAGAAGCCTTAAAAAAGTATACAGAAATACCTTTGGTTAGAGAAGGTTTAATATCATCAATAGCCAATCAAACATCACCTTTAGTACAAATGGAACTCGCAGATTTAATGGTGGTTTTACAAGAAAAAAAGGCAGTGAAATCTTTTGAAAAATTAATAGATAAAGAAGATGTAAATACAAGTGCAAAAGAAAAAATGAAAGAAAGTATTCAGAATATCATATAA
- a CDS encoding RNA polymerase sigma factor: MNTLSDNALMLRVKEGENHKLGLLYERYKKRLFGFFYQMNKNASLSEDLVQNVFIRVLKYKHTFSEDSKFITWIFQIARNEIYDQFKKSKKENHNDIDTVSYHLNTGATIENEIEISENKINLKKAIAKLSPEKKELIILSKLKELKYKEVGEIIGCTEGTARTKVHRALNDLKQIYLTLESA, encoded by the coding sequence TTGAATACATTATCAGATAATGCATTAATGCTAAGAGTAAAAGAAGGCGAAAACCACAAGTTGGGTTTGTTGTACGAACGTTACAAGAAACGTTTATTCGGCTTTTTTTATCAAATGAATAAAAATGCAAGTTTAAGTGAAGATTTGGTGCAAAATGTATTTATACGAGTTTTAAAATATAAACATACATTTTCTGAGGATAGTAAATTTATCACTTGGATTTTTCAAATAGCTAGAAACGAAATCTATGATCAATTTAAAAAATCAAAAAAAGAAAATCATAATGATATAGATACTGTTTCTTATCACCTAAATACTGGTGCTACAATAGAAAATGAAATTGAAATAAGTGAGAATAAAATCAATTTAAAAAAGGCAATTGCAAAGCTATCACCAGAAAAAAAAGAATTAATTATTTTAAGTAAATTAAAAGAATTAAAATATAAAGAAGTTGGAGAAATTATTGGTTGTACAGAAGGTACAGCAAGAACTAAAGTGCACAGAGCATTAAACGATTTAAAACAAATTTATCTAACATTAGAAAGCGCATAA
- a CDS encoding YceI family protein: MRKIIFLIGILSSLSFVRVNEFNKNTIIQIKPESKLEILGTTNINKFECNFNFLEIDKPVPLFFQKKGKKIYFKKATLVLKNSCFDCGSRGINRDFSKLLKSNEFPLILLDLKEIEKKEATTEALVEMTIAGISKTYKIPVKVTENKNYLVTGNLDLNIEDYNLKVPKKMLGLIVVSEMIKINFNLILKKC; the protein is encoded by the coding sequence ATGAGAAAAATTATTTTTTTAATCGGAATTTTATCAAGTCTATCCTTTGTAAGAGTAAATGAATTTAATAAAAATACAATTATTCAAATAAAGCCAGAAAGTAAATTAGAAATTCTAGGAACAACAAACATAAATAAGTTTGAGTGCAATTTTAATTTCTTGGAAATAGATAAACCTGTTCCTCTTTTTTTTCAAAAAAAAGGTAAAAAAATATATTTTAAGAAAGCAACTTTAGTATTGAAAAATTCTTGTTTTGACTGTGGTAGTAGAGGAATTAACAGAGATTTTAGTAAATTATTGAAATCAAATGAGTTTCCTTTAATACTACTAGATTTAAAAGAAATTGAAAAAAAAGAAGCTACAACAGAAGCTTTAGTAGAAATGACAATTGCAGGTATTTCAAAAACATATAAGATTCCTGTAAAAGTTACAGAAAATAAAAACTATTTGGTTACTGGAAATTTAGATTTAAATATAGAAGATTATAATCTTAAAGTACCTAAGAAGATGTTAGGGTTAATTGTAGTTTCAGAAATGATAAAAATTAATTTTAATTTGATTTTAAAAAAATGTTGA